One segment of Streptomyces sp. NBC_00576 DNA contains the following:
- a CDS encoding type I polyketide synthase has product MNESRGCLPEREAHPAVDPEESGSPMADEDKLRAYLKRATTDLQEARRRLQQVESDRREPIALVAMSCRYPGDVRTPDDLWRTVADGHDAVGEFPSDRGWGVDELYDPDPDSVGKSTTRQGGFLYDAGHFDAGFFGISPREALAVDPQQRLLLTLAWEAVERAGILPAALRGEQVGVFTGVMYSDYGTRIHKPSEEFEGYLVQGSAASIASGRIAYTFGFHGPAVTVDTACSSSLVAIHLAAQALRRGECTLALAGGVTVMATPNTFVEFSRQRGLAPDGRCKAFSARADGTGWSEGAGVLLLERLSDARRNGHPVLAVIRGSAVNQDGASSQLTAPNGPAQQRVIRQALADAGLSAAEVDVVEAHGTGTALGDPIEADALIATYGRERSGDRPLWLGSLKSNIGHTQAAAGVGGVIKMVEAIRHGKLPRTLHVDEPSPHADWSAGTVRLLTEAQEWRSDGPRRAAVSSFGISGTNAHVILEQAPDKDSSAPREETTLPLLLSGRSPEAVREQAARLSAHLTAQPGIGAGDTAYTLATARTAFRHRAVVLGTDRDGLLSALEALAQDRPSADVVSGASPDHTGKAVFVFPGQGSQWVGMGRELLVGEPVFAERLAECAAALEPFTGWSVVDVLRGVADAPSLERVDVVQPVLFAVMVSLAAVWREFGVRPAAVVGHSQGEIAAACVAGALRLEDAARVVALRSRAIRALAGKGGMLSVAASAEQAAALIADRLGRLALAAVNGPAAVVVSGDGEALDELADRCAHEGIRTRRIPVDYASHSAHVEAIEEEIRTALAPIVPRSAEIPVFSTLTGDWAGPTAFDADYWYRNLRHPVRFGPATQALAASGHTVFIEVSAHPVLVMGIQETVDAADLPGTAFGTLRRDQGGLRQFTEAVGHAHLAGLPVHWGRLAPDGARPVELPTYPFQEERLWLDSESALSDVTELGLLAAGHPLLGAAVDLADGGTVLTGRLSAAAQPWLADHAVLGTVLLPGTALLELAIRLGDEVHCPRVDELTLEAPLVLPEHGTLRIQVVAEAADDSGRRAFAVYSRTDDDLPWQRHASGVLAPDDAAAAPSPAPATWPPPGARPVELDGFYAQLAATGYGYGPAFQGLRALWQDGDDLYAEVELADASAAEAARYGIHPALLDAVLHALCSDQPDTVRLPFAWAGVRLHASGATAGWARLGRTGPDRVTLTLTDASGAPVLTADSLTLRATDVARLADRRHSPDALLAPHWRPAALDQATPVAVSAWALLGDAPLGDPSRVAADAPRRHRHLDGLRAELASGATAPEIVLLPVDTVAGPTAGAAGTPVDPAAPDTTRATVLTALTAVQQFLASPELAESRLVLLTHGAVAAAPGETVDNPAAAAVWGLVRTAQSEHPGRFVLADLDAPDAAPELLAAALGGAEPQFAIRGGEILLPRLIRTGEQERLVPPSDTAGWKLGTTGRGTFENLALVPSVDDTRPLEPGEVRVAVRAAGLNFRDTLIALGMYPGEAAIGGEAAGTVVEVAPDVTGLAPGDRVMGLFPRGGIAPLTATDHRLLGRIPLGWTYTQAACAPVVYLTAYYGLRDLADVRQGESLLIHAVTGGVGMAALQLARHWGLEVYGTASPGKWGTARALGLDGERLASSRDLEFEERFRAATGGRGVDVVLNSLAREFVDASLRLLGPGGRFLEMGKTDIRPAADLALTHPGAAYHPYDLVLDAGPDRIGEMLAELADLFDRGVLTPLPTTIWDVARTPAAFRHLAQARHTGKLAVVLPPRLTPAHTVLITGGTGTLGVLTARHLVTRHGVRHLLLVGRQGERAPGAAELHAELTALGADVTIAACDAADPEDLAALLARVPAEHPLTAVVHAAGVLDDATVDRFTPEQFDRVLRAKADAAWNLHRLTQDADLSAFVVFSSLAGTLGSPGQGNYAAANAYLDALVQHRRGQGLPATSLVWGLWTQASGMTGAMSAADVRRVSALGIRPVEPAEGLARFDAALAHGGAVLVPAAPDTAALRAAEPTSVPVLLRDLAHHTVRPTARTARPAQGAVLDGMDETEQLRYLLDLVRTHAATVLGHATAEAIDAAQEFKKIGFDSLTAVELRNRLAAATRLRLPATLVFDHPTPTGLAAELRTRLAPAGSTPSVLDELDRLADRLHTADADADTRTAIGERLGALLRSWTIPPDGAGDQAAEDLGSATDDELFSVIENELGIS; this is encoded by the coding sequence GTGAACGAATCGCGTGGCTGCCTCCCGGAACGGGAGGCCCATCCCGCCGTGGACCCTGAGGAGAGTGGATCGCCGATGGCGGACGAGGACAAGCTCCGTGCCTATCTCAAGCGGGCGACGACGGACCTTCAGGAGGCCCGACGCCGGCTCCAGCAGGTCGAGTCGGACAGGCGTGAGCCGATCGCCCTCGTCGCCATGTCCTGCCGGTATCCCGGTGACGTCCGTACCCCGGACGACCTGTGGCGGACGGTGGCCGACGGGCACGACGCCGTCGGGGAGTTCCCTTCCGACCGCGGCTGGGGCGTGGACGAGCTGTACGACCCCGACCCCGACAGCGTCGGCAAGTCCACCACCCGCCAGGGCGGCTTCCTGTACGATGCCGGCCACTTCGACGCCGGTTTCTTCGGCATCTCGCCGCGCGAGGCACTCGCCGTCGACCCGCAGCAGCGGCTGCTACTCACCCTCGCCTGGGAGGCGGTGGAGCGGGCCGGCATCCTGCCCGCCGCCCTCCGCGGCGAACAGGTCGGCGTGTTCACCGGCGTCATGTACAGCGACTACGGCACCCGTATCCACAAGCCCTCCGAAGAGTTCGAGGGCTACCTCGTGCAGGGCAGCGCCGCTAGCATCGCCTCCGGCCGGATCGCCTACACCTTCGGCTTCCACGGCCCGGCGGTGACGGTGGACACGGCGTGCTCTTCCTCCCTCGTGGCGATCCACCTGGCCGCCCAGGCGCTGCGGCGCGGCGAGTGCACCCTCGCACTCGCCGGCGGTGTGACCGTGATGGCCACCCCCAACACCTTCGTGGAATTCAGCCGCCAGCGCGGACTCGCCCCCGACGGTCGCTGCAAGGCCTTCTCCGCGCGGGCCGACGGAACCGGCTGGAGCGAGGGCGCCGGGGTGCTGCTTCTCGAGAGGCTGTCGGACGCGCGACGCAACGGGCACCCCGTCCTGGCGGTGATCCGGGGCAGCGCCGTCAACCAGGACGGCGCCAGCAGCCAGCTCACCGCGCCGAACGGTCCGGCCCAGCAGCGGGTGATCCGGCAGGCGTTGGCGGACGCCGGTCTGTCGGCGGCCGAGGTGGATGTGGTCGAGGCGCACGGTACCGGTACGGCGCTGGGTGATCCGATCGAGGCCGATGCGCTCATCGCCACGTACGGGCGGGAGCGCTCCGGGGACCGGCCGTTGTGGCTGGGCTCGTTGAAGTCGAACATCGGCCACACGCAGGCCGCGGCCGGTGTCGGTGGTGTGATCAAGATGGTGGAGGCCATCCGCCACGGCAAGCTGCCACGGACCCTGCATGTGGACGAGCCCTCTCCGCACGCGGACTGGTCCGCGGGCACGGTCCGGCTCCTGACCGAAGCCCAGGAGTGGCGGAGCGACGGTCCGCGCCGGGCCGCGGTGTCCTCCTTCGGGATCAGCGGCACCAACGCCCATGTGATCCTCGAACAGGCCCCGGACAAGGATTCCTCCGCCCCGCGGGAGGAGACGACGCTTCCGTTGTTGCTGTCGGGGCGGTCGCCGGAGGCGGTGCGGGAGCAGGCGGCCCGGCTAAGCGCGCACCTGACGGCGCAGCCCGGGATCGGGGCCGGGGACACGGCGTACACGCTGGCCACCGCCCGTACGGCGTTCCGGCATCGAGCCGTCGTCCTGGGCACCGACCGCGACGGACTGCTGAGTGCTCTCGAAGCCCTCGCGCAGGACAGGCCGTCCGCCGACGTGGTGTCCGGCGCCTCCCCCGACCACACCGGCAAGGCCGTGTTCGTCTTTCCGGGGCAGGGGTCGCAGTGGGTCGGGATGGGCCGGGAGCTGCTGGTTGGTGAGCCGGTGTTCGCGGAGCGTCTGGCCGAGTGTGCGGCGGCGTTGGAGCCGTTCACCGGGTGGTCGGTGGTGGATGTGCTGCGGGGGGTGGCGGATGCGCCGTCGTTGGAGCGTGTGGATGTGGTGCAGCCGGTGTTGTTCGCGGTGATGGTGTCGCTGGCGGCGGTGTGGCGGGAGTTCGGGGTGCGGCCGGCTGCTGTGGTGGGGCATTCGCAGGGTGAGATCGCCGCTGCGTGTGTGGCGGGTGCGTTGCGTCTTGAGGACGCGGCGCGTGTGGTGGCGCTGCGTAGCAGGGCGATCAGGGCGCTCGCCGGAAAGGGCGGCATGCTCTCCGTCGCGGCCTCCGCCGAACAGGCCGCCGCCCTCATCGCCGACCGGCTGGGACGGCTCGCGCTCGCCGCTGTCAACGGACCCGCTGCCGTGGTCGTCTCCGGCGACGGCGAGGCCCTCGACGAACTGGCCGACCGCTGCGCACACGAGGGCATACGCACCCGCCGGATCCCCGTCGACTACGCCTCGCACTCGGCCCACGTCGAGGCCATCGAGGAGGAGATCCGCACCGCCCTCGCCCCGATCGTCCCCAGGAGCGCGGAGATCCCGGTGTTCTCCACCCTCACCGGCGACTGGGCCGGGCCGACCGCCTTCGACGCCGACTACTGGTACCGCAACCTGCGTCACCCGGTGCGGTTCGGCCCGGCCACCCAGGCCCTCGCTGCATCGGGCCACACCGTGTTCATCGAGGTCAGCGCCCACCCGGTGCTGGTGATGGGCATCCAGGAAACGGTGGACGCGGCCGACCTGCCCGGCACCGCCTTCGGCACTCTGCGCCGTGACCAGGGCGGACTCAGGCAGTTCACCGAGGCCGTCGGGCACGCCCACCTGGCCGGCCTCCCCGTCCACTGGGGCCGACTCGCACCGGACGGCGCCCGCCCGGTCGAGCTGCCCACCTACCCGTTCCAGGAGGAACGCCTCTGGCTGGACTCCGAGTCGGCGCTGTCCGACGTCACCGAACTGGGGCTGCTCGCCGCCGGTCATCCGCTGCTGGGAGCCGCCGTCGATCTCGCGGACGGCGGCACGGTCCTCACCGGGCGGCTCTCAGCCGCCGCCCAGCCCTGGCTCGCCGACCACGCCGTCCTCGGCACGGTCCTGCTCCCCGGCACCGCCTTGCTCGAACTGGCCATCCGCCTCGGCGACGAGGTGCACTGCCCGCGCGTCGACGAACTCACCCTGGAGGCACCGCTTGTCCTGCCCGAGCACGGCACCCTGCGGATCCAGGTGGTGGCCGAGGCAGCCGACGACAGCGGGCGACGCGCCTTCGCAGTGTACTCCCGCACCGATGACGACCTGCCCTGGCAGCGGCACGCGTCCGGTGTCCTCGCCCCGGATGACGCGGCGGCCGCACCCTCGCCCGCCCCCGCGACCTGGCCGCCACCCGGCGCCCGACCCGTCGAACTGGACGGCTTCTACGCCCAACTGGCCGCCACTGGGTACGGCTACGGCCCCGCCTTCCAGGGCCTGCGGGCGTTGTGGCAGGACGGTGACGACCTGTACGCCGAGGTCGAACTGGCCGACGCGTCCGCCGCCGAGGCCGCACGGTACGGCATCCACCCCGCGCTGCTGGACGCCGTCCTGCACGCGCTCTGCTCCGACCAGCCGGACACCGTCCGGCTGCCTTTCGCCTGGGCCGGCGTCCGGCTGCACGCGAGCGGCGCCACCGCCGGCTGGGCCCGGCTCGGCCGTACCGGGCCCGACCGGGTCACCCTCACGCTCACCGACGCCAGCGGAGCGCCGGTGCTCACCGCCGACTCGCTCACCCTGCGCGCCACCGACGTCGCGCGGCTCGCCGACCGCCGCCACAGCCCCGACGCGCTGCTCGCCCCGCACTGGCGACCGGCCGCCCTGGACCAGGCCACACCGGTGGCCGTCTCCGCCTGGGCCCTCCTGGGGGACGCCCCGCTCGGCGACCCGAGCCGGGTGGCGGCCGACGCCCCGCGCCGCCACCGCCACCTGGACGGCCTCCGCGCCGAGCTGGCGTCCGGCGCGACGGCGCCGGAGATCGTCCTCCTGCCCGTCGACACGGTGGCCGGCCCGACGGCGGGCGCCGCCGGGACCCCGGTCGATCCGGCAGCCCCGGACACCACCAGGGCCACCGTCCTCACCGCGCTGACGGCCGTACAGCAGTTCCTCGCCTCGCCCGAGTTGGCGGAGAGCCGGCTCGTCCTGCTCACCCACGGTGCCGTCGCCGCGGCGCCCGGGGAGACGGTGGACAACCCGGCCGCCGCCGCCGTATGGGGTCTGGTGCGTACCGCGCAGTCCGAGCACCCCGGCCGGTTCGTGCTGGCCGACCTTGACGCGCCGGATGCCGCACCCGAGCTCCTGGCTGCCGCGCTCGGCGGAGCGGAACCGCAGTTCGCGATCCGGGGCGGCGAGATCCTGCTGCCCCGCCTGATCCGCACCGGCGAGCAGGAGCGGCTCGTCCCGCCGTCCGACACGGCCGGCTGGAAGCTCGGCACCACCGGCAGGGGCACCTTCGAGAACCTCGCCCTCGTCCCGTCCGTCGATGACACCCGGCCCCTGGAACCCGGTGAGGTCCGGGTCGCCGTCCGCGCCGCCGGCCTGAACTTCCGCGACACGCTGATCGCCCTCGGGATGTACCCCGGCGAGGCCGCGATCGGCGGCGAAGCCGCCGGAACCGTCGTCGAGGTCGCCCCCGACGTCACCGGACTGGCGCCCGGCGACCGCGTGATGGGCCTGTTCCCGCGCGGAGGCATCGCGCCCCTCACGGCCACCGACCACCGTTTGCTCGGCAGGATCCCGCTCGGCTGGACGTACACGCAGGCCGCCTGCGCCCCGGTCGTCTACCTCACCGCCTACTACGGGCTGCGCGACCTCGCCGACGTACGGCAGGGTGAGTCCCTGCTGATCCACGCAGTCACGGGCGGAGTCGGCATGGCCGCCCTGCAACTCGCCCGCCACTGGGGCCTGGAGGTGTACGGCACTGCCAGTCCCGGCAAGTGGGGCACCGCCCGCGCCCTCGGCCTGGACGGTGAACGGCTCGCCTCCTCCCGTGACCTGGAGTTCGAGGAGCGGTTCCGGGCCGCCACCGGTGGGCGGGGCGTGGACGTGGTGCTCAACTCCCTTGCCCGCGAGTTCGTCGACGCCTCGCTCCGGCTGCTCGGCCCCGGCGGACGGTTCCTGGAGATGGGCAAGACCGACATCCGGCCCGCCGCCGACCTGGCCCTCACCCACCCGGGAGCCGCCTACCACCCGTACGACCTGGTGTTGGACGCCGGACCCGACCGGATCGGCGAGATGCTCGCCGAACTCGCCGACCTCTTCGACCGGGGCGTCCTCACCCCCCTGCCCACCACCATCTGGGACGTGGCACGGACACCCGCCGCCTTCCGCCACCTCGCCCAGGCCCGCCACACCGGCAAGCTGGCCGTGGTGCTCCCGCCACGCCTCACCCCCGCCCACACCGTCCTGATCACCGGCGGCACCGGCACCCTGGGCGTCCTCACTGCCCGGCACCTGGTCACCCGGCACGGCGTACGGCACCTGCTGCTCGTCGGTCGGCAGGGCGAACGGGCGCCCGGAGCGGCCGAACTGCACGCGGAACTCACCGCGTTGGGCGCCGACGTCACCATCGCCGCCTGTGACGCCGCCGACCCCGAGGACCTGGCGGCCCTGCTCGCCCGCGTCCCAGCCGAGCATCCGCTGACCGCGGTCGTCCACGCGGCCGGCGTCCTCGACGACGCGACCGTGGACCGGTTCACCCCCGAACAGTTCGACCGCGTCCTGCGCGCCAAAGCGGACGCCGCCTGGAACCTGCACCGACTGACCCAGGACGCGGATCTGTCGGCGTTCGTGGTCTTCTCCTCCCTCGCCGGCACGCTCGGCAGCCCCGGCCAGGGCAACTACGCCGCCGCCAACGCCTATCTGGACGCACTCGTCCAGCACCGCCGCGGCCAGGGACTCCCGGCCACCTCCCTGGTCTGGGGCCTGTGGACCCAGGCCTCCGGCATGACCGGAGCGATGAGCGCGGCCGACGTACGGCGGGTCTCGGCCCTCGGCATCCGCCCGGTCGAACCCGCCGAAGGCCTGGCCCGGTTCGACGCGGCCCTCGCCCACGGCGGCGCCGTCCTCGTACCGGCCGCCCCCGACACCGCCGCACTGCGCGCCGCCGAGCCCACGTCCGTACCGGTGCTGCTGCGCGACCTGGCCCACCACACCGTACGGCCCACCGCGCGCACCGCGCGGCCCGCCCAGGGCGCGGTCCTGGACGGCATGGACGAGACCGAACAGCTCCGGTATCTGCTCGACCTGGTCCGCACCCACGCGGCCACAGTCCTCGGACACGCCACGGCCGAGGCGATCGACGCGGCACAGGAGTTCAAGAAGATCGGCTTCGACTCGCTGACCGCCGTCGAACTGCGCAACCGGCTCGCCGCCGCTACCCGGCTGCGCCTGCCGGCCACCCTCGTCTTCGACCATCCCACGCCCACCGGGCTGGCCGCCGAACTGCGCACCCGGCTCGCCCCCGCCGGCTCCACCCCGAGCGTCCTCGACGAACTCGACCGGCTCGCGGACCGGTTGCACACCGCCGACGCCGACGCCGACACCCGTACGGCCATCGGCGAACGGCTCGGCGCGCTGCTGCGCTCCTGGACCATCCCGCCCGACGGTGCCGGCGACCAGGCCGCCGAGGACCTCGGCTCCGCCACCGACGATGAACTGTTCAGCGTGATCGAGAACGAGCTCGGAATCTCCTGA